The DNA region CAAAAACCACGTCACAGAAAAAGCCCTGAGACAAATCACTCGCATCATTACATGACTGACCTGATTTTCGGAAGTAGGCATAGACCGCCGGCCAGTAGCGGCGAACGAACCTTGCCTTGGCGTCATCCGCTGCCTCCCCTTCGCCACTGACCGCCATATCGATCATGGTCCAGTTGGTTTGGGTAAGCCCACTGTTTGGCTCGGGATCTGGTGTTTTCATAATTGTCTTATGCATAAAAGTGATCGCTCTGTCTATTAGAGCAATACGCCATATCGAGGCCCTTGACGACATCAACATCACCGAGAATCTCGAAATGTCTAAAACACCCCTCAAGAGAGGCCCTCGCTGGTCCACATGAGATCAAGATCAAGAACACCAGAATCATGGCTTAGGCATTGACCAATGGAGATCTGACCCCTAGCATCCCCATATATCCATTTATCCTGATAAACGGATGAATGTAAATCTGTGGAGCAAATCTGTCCTGGAAATTTCAATGATCAGGACGAGTAATTGAAGACCCCCCGAACTGGAGAATCTTGTGAGCACTGCACCTCAAGCACCTACGGATACGACCAATATCAACTTTCTTGACACAGAACTTCCACTGATGTCCGACGCGCCCTTCAAGGTGGCAGACCTGAGCCAGGAAGTGGTGGACTTTGGGCGTAAAGAAATCAAGCTTGCTGAACATGAGATGCCAGGCCTGATGGCCCTGAGAGAACAGTACGCTGACAGTGCGCCACTCAAAGGTGCTCGCATTACTGGCTCGCTTCACATGACCATTCAAACGGCGGTGCTGATCGAGACACTCACAGCATTGGGCGCAGATGTTCGTTGGGCAAGCTGCAACATCTTTTCAACGCAAGACCATGCCGCTGCAGCCGTGGCTGTGGGCCCAAATGGAACACCCGAGAATCCGAGCGGCATACCAGTGTTTGCATGGAAAGGCGAGACACTGCCAGAGTACTGGTGGTGCTGTCTCCGAGCATTGGATTGGGGTAATAACAAAGGCCCAACAATGCTGCTAGATGATGGTGGTGACGCAACATTACTGGTCCACCAGGGTCTAGAGCTACATAAAACGAAAAAAATTGCAGATCCCTCTACAGCAGAGAGCGAAGAGTTTTCTACTGTGCTCCACTTACTACGGGATATGAATCAATTATCGCCTGATTTCTGGATGCATAACGCTTCGGAAATTATTGGCGTTTCTGAAGAGACCACGACAGGCGTCCACAGGCTTTACCAGATGGCCAATGACAAAACGCTGCTCTTCCCAGCAATAAACGTCAACGACTCTGTCACGAAGAGTAAATTCGACAACCTCTACGGCTGCCGACACTCCTGCGTAGATGGAATTATGCGAGCGACGGATATCATGCTTTCCGGTAAGGTCGCTGTGGTCTGCGGATATGGCGACGTTGGGAAGGGCTGTGCACAGTCACTTCGCAGCCAAGGCTGCCGTGTCAAGATCACTGAAATAGATCCTATCTGCGCATTGCAGGCTGCAATGGAAGGCTATGAAGTCGTCAAACTTGATGACGTCGTTGGGGACACCGATCTCTTTGTAACGGCCACTGGAAATAAAGACGTGATTCGCGCCGATCACATGGTCCGCATGAAACACAATGCAATTGTTGGCAACATTGGTCACTTCGACAATGAAATCGACATTGCTGGCCTAAGCACAGAGGTTGGCGGCAAGAAGACCAATATCAAGCCACAAGTAGATGAATGGAAATTCCCTGATGGCCATTCCATCATCGTGCTCGCCGAAGGGCGTCTCTTAAATCTTGGCTGCGCGACAGGCCATCCAAGCTTTGTGATGAGCAATTCATTCACGAATCAGGTATTGGCTCAGTTAGAACTACACGCCAACCACACGAACTACGAAAACCAAGTCTTTACACTGCCCAAGAAACTCGATGAACGAGTGGCGCGTCTGCATTTGGAAAAACTCGGTGTTAACCTGACTGAGCTCACACCTGAGCAGGCCTCATACATCGGCGTCGAGGTGCAAGGCCCCTATAAACCTGAGTACTACCGCTACTAAGCATCTTGCAGCACAAACAGATACGCATCTTGCCGATCGTGCCCTACAATGGCGGCCATGCTTATTGAGAGATTTGAGGTACCTGGCCTCGCACACTATTCGTATGCCATCGGTTGCACCAAAGCAGGTGCAATCATGGTTGTTGACCCTGAACGTAATATTAAAGGCTACCTCAAGTTTGCTGCTGAACAGAAAGTTCAGATCACACACATACTTGAAACGCATATTCATGCTGACTTTGCATCTGGCGCAAAAGCACTCAGTGAAGCCACAGGCGCTGAACTGCTTCTGTCTGCCTATGACCAAGACGAGCAATTCGAAGTCAGCTTTGAGCACACTCCAATTGAAGATGGATTTGAGCTCACGATTGGTCCCGTCCGTTTGGTAGCGATGCACACACCGGGGCACACACCCGAACACATGAGCTATTTGCTCTACGATCGGGACCGCTCAGATCAGGTGCCAATGATTATTCTCTCGGGAGACTTCCTCTTCGTTGGCTCGCTAGGCCGACCAGATCTCTTGGGACAAGAAGCCACCAAAGGCCTGGCCAAGGCACTCTATCGTTCTGTCCAACGAGCCAGAACGGAGCTGCCTGATGGACTCGAAATTAATCCAGGACATGGAGCGGGCTCCTCATGTGGTGCTGGCCTTGGCGGCCGCCCCGTCTCGACACTTGGCTTTGAGAGAATCGCCAACCCGTATCTCGATCCAAATCTGACAGAAGAACTCTTTGTCGAAAAACTCCTTGCAGCGCTGCCACCAGCGCCACCCTATTACCCCCGGATGAAGGCCCTCAATGCTGCTGGGCCCGCGATTCTCAAGGAACTCCCAGGAACAGCGCTGCTCAGTGTTGATCAAGTGAGCTCCCTTGCAGACCAGGGTGCCACCATTCTGGATATTCGTGACCAGCATGCATTTGCGCAGGGACATATCCCAGGGGCACTTTCAGTTGGGCAAGGGGGCGGGTTTGTGACGTGGGCCCCATGGGTCGTTCCCTACGACAAACCCATTGTCTTGGTCACAGATGGGCGTTTGGATACCACTTCGCTACGAGAGAATCTTGTGCGCGTCGGCTTAGATGACGTGCGAGGCTCCCTCGACGGAGGAATGAGCGCCTGGCAAGCAGCTGATCGCCCTGTTGATTGCAATCAGATCATTGATGCTCAGGCACTTTATGACCAGATTGAATCAGCCAAAGCACCACAAGTGCTCGATGTCCGTACTGATGCGGAATATGAGCAGGGCCACATTCAAGACGCCCAGAGCATCTCACTACAGACTCTTGCTCAACGCCTCGATGAAATGCCATCAACTGACACGCCATTAGTCGTTACCTGTGGCGGCGGTTACAGAAGCGCCATCGCCATAAGCCTGTTGATGCAATGCGGTCACAGTCAAATCTGCGACCTGGCTGGGGGCATGAATGCCTGGAGGATTGCAGATCTTCCTGTGCAAGCCGGGCCTCCAAAAATGCCGACGGGCATGCCCGCGGGCTAGCTGCCATTGCCGAGCATGCTCAAGGTCTCTACTCTTGCTTGTCCATGAGCGACTCAATCGGACACTACTGTGGTATTACCCTTGTCAGGCAACGCCATGGTTTTGATTACTACCGGCAAGAATTAGGCGATGCGGCCTGGTGTACCCGCCGCCTTTGCTTGCTCATGCAAAAGCAATACAACCGCGGCCAGGATGGCGCCGGACTCACAACCGTTAAGTTTGACATGCCTCCTGGTGCTGCTTTTTTGAATCGCACCCGTTCAGACAAAAACAACGCCATTGAGCACGTCATTGATGAAGTCACATCTGATCTCAATGTGCTTGATGCTGATCATATGACCACCGCCAGTGACGAAGATTGCAAGCTGGCCTGCTCGTTTCTGGGCGAGGCATCCATCGGTCATCTCCGTTATGGCACGCACTCGTCAAATGCACTGGCAAATTGCCACCCACTGATACGCCGAAACATTACGGCCAGTCGCAATCTCGCTATTGCCGGCAATTTCAATATGACCAATTCCGGCGCCTTGTTCGATCAGCTCGTTGAACTTGGGTTAAGCCCTGTTGGAGATTCAGACACTCAAGTCGTCCTTGAACGCATGGGCTACTTCCTTGATCAAGAGCATCGACATCTCAATGCAACGATGGGTCCAGGCTCACTATTAAACCTTGAAGGACGTGAATTGGCCGCGGCTGTCGCCCAGGAACTTGATCCCACCCGTATCGTTCGCAAAGTGGCTGATGGATGGGACGGTGGCTACGCATTTGCCGTACTCCTTGGCAATGGCGATGCATTTGCCTTCCGAGATCCCGCAGGTATTCGTCCTTGTTATTGGCTGATGAATGATCGTGTGGTGGCTGTCGCTTCTGAGCGAGGTGCGTTGCTGAATGTGTTTAACGCATCTGTAGACGAGGTACAGGCCGTTCAACCTGGTCATGTCTTGGTCATCAAACGCAACGGCGAAGTTCGTGAAGAGAGATTTGCTGACCCACTACCAATTCGTCAGTGCACCTTTGAACGGATCTACTTCAGTCGCGTCAATGATCCAGATATCTACCATCAGCGAAAGCAACTTGGTCGTGCATTAGCGCCTCGGGTACTTGATGCCGTTAAAGGCGATATTGAGAACACTGTCTTTAGCTACATCCCCAATACTGCTGAGACGGCCCACAGTGGCTTGATCGAGCAGATCGAAAGACTCTCTCAGCACGATCGAGCTGACCAAATTATTGAAGCAGTTGAAGATGGTTCCTTCTCGCGAGAGAGTTTGCTAAAGAGTCTCGATATTGTTGTACGCAACGAACGGATCGCCTACAAGGATCAGAGGCTACGCACATTTATTACCCATGATCGGGGACGCCGGCGTCTGGTCATGCATATCTACGATATTCTCAGAGGGGTTGTCAGCAAAGATGACACACTTGTCGTACTCGATGACTCCATCGTGCGCGGAACGACTCTTCGCGAGTCCATTATCAAAAATCTGAGCCGGCTGGAGCCAAAGCGAATCATCATTGTGTCATCGGCGCCACCAATCATGTACCCCGATTGTTACGGGATTGACATGAGTGAGCTCGGTCGTTTTATTGCCTTTGAGGCAGCGATCACACTGATTCGCGAAAACAGCATGGAAGATCTTCTGAAGGATGTCGAGAAAGCTTGTGCCACACAGGCAAGGCGGTCTGCGAGCCGAATGAAGAATCATGTTAAGCGTTTGTACGACGAGTTCTCATTGGAGCAACTCAGCGAGACAATTAGTAAACTTGTTCGGCCAAAAGACATTAGCTGGGGTGGAAAACTAGAAGTTGTTTACCAGCGGGTAGAGGATTTGAGATCAGCGATGCCTGAGTTCACTGGCGACTGGTACTTCACTGGAGACTACCCCACTCCAGGGGGCCTAGAAGTCGTTAATACCTCATTCCTCAACTGGTACCACCAGATTGATGGTCGGGCCTATTGAGCACCCCAAGCTGATTCTATTGATGTCTCTTGTCACTCAAGACGCAGGCAAAGGCCCTTCAGAACACGAAACAGCCCCTCAATGCCCCTTCTCAACCGGCGAGCCCTTGACGACTGCACCGAAGTATGGTCCACTCCGCGACTTCGGAATTCTAATTTGTTGCTCGATTGAACCACTGGCAATGCGCTGGTGAAGGGCATCAATCTTTTAGGAGGCTCTTACCTCCTTGGTGGATGGACTCAATGGCAAGGTATCTCGGCCCCAAAGTCAAACTCTCGCGTCGCGTTGGTGTTCCCATCGCAGATATCCCTAAGCACACGACAAAGCGTCAGCTTACCGGCAATGGTATGCATGGCTTTCGTGGTCGTCGGCCAAAGGACTACGGCATCCGTTTGATTGAGAAACAGAAGCTTCGCTTCCACTATCACTTGCTTGAGAAACAATTCCGTCGATATGTCGACAAGGCTGGCAGACAAAAGGGCAACACTGGCCAGAACCTCCTGCAACTTCTTGAGGCTCGCCTCGATAACATCGTTCGCAGGTCAGGTTTTGCTCGGACCATCTGGTCAGCTCGTCAAGTCGTGACCCATGGCCATGTCCTCGTGAATGGTCACAAGGTTGATCGTCCCGGTTATGAGCTAAAGCCTGGCGACATTGTCTCTATTCGTGAAAAATCGGGCAAAATGGTTCGAGACAACATGGAATCTTTGGCAGGGCATATTGTGCCTGATTGGCTGGCAGTCAATCCCAAGGAGCTATCGACAGTGGTGCAGTCCACCCCGATTGCTGACCAACTTCC from Phycisphaerales bacterium includes:
- the rpsD gene encoding 30S ribosomal protein S4 yields the protein MARYLGPKVKLSRRVGVPIADIPKHTTKRQLTGNGMHGFRGRRPKDYGIRLIEKQKLRFHYHLLEKQFRRYVDKAGRQKGNTGQNLLQLLEARLDNIVRRSGFARTIWSARQVVTHGHVLVNGHKVDRPGYELKPGDIVSIREKSGKMVRDNMESLAGHIVPDWLAVNPKELSTVVQSTPIADQLPFDINTNLIVEFYR
- the ahcY gene encoding adenosylhomocysteinase, whose translation is MSTAPQAPTDTTNINFLDTELPLMSDAPFKVADLSQEVVDFGRKEIKLAEHEMPGLMALREQYADSAPLKGARITGSLHMTIQTAVLIETLTALGADVRWASCNIFSTQDHAAAAVAVGPNGTPENPSGIPVFAWKGETLPEYWWCCLRALDWGNNKGPTMLLDDGGDATLLVHQGLELHKTKKIADPSTAESEEFSTVLHLLRDMNQLSPDFWMHNASEIIGVSEETTTGVHRLYQMANDKTLLFPAINVNDSVTKSKFDNLYGCRHSCVDGIMRATDIMLSGKVAVVCGYGDVGKGCAQSLRSQGCRVKITEIDPICALQAAMEGYEVVKLDDVVGDTDLFVTATGNKDVIRADHMVRMKHNAIVGNIGHFDNEIDIAGLSTEVGGKKTNIKPQVDEWKFPDGHSIIVLAEGRLLNLGCATGHPSFVMSNSFTNQVLAQLELHANHTNYENQVFTLPKKLDERVARLHLEKLGVNLTELTPEQASYIGVEVQGPYKPEYYRY
- a CDS encoding rhodanese-like domain-containing protein, which gives rise to MAAMLIERFEVPGLAHYSYAIGCTKAGAIMVVDPERNIKGYLKFAAEQKVQITHILETHIHADFASGAKALSEATGAELLLSAYDQDEQFEVSFEHTPIEDGFELTIGPVRLVAMHTPGHTPEHMSYLLYDRDRSDQVPMIILSGDFLFVGSLGRPDLLGQEATKGLAKALYRSVQRARTELPDGLEINPGHGAGSSCGAGLGGRPVSTLGFERIANPYLDPNLTEELFVEKLLAALPPAPPYYPRMKALNAAGPAILKELPGTALLSVDQVSSLADQGATILDIRDQHAFAQGHIPGALSVGQGGGFVTWAPWVVPYDKPIVLVTDGRLDTTSLRENLVRVGLDDVRGSLDGGMSAWQAADRPVDCNQIIDAQALYDQIESAKAPQVLDVRTDAEYEQGHIQDAQSISLQTLAQRLDEMPSTDTPLVVTCGGGYRSAIAISLLMQCGHSQICDLAGGMNAWRIADLPVQAGPPKMPTGMPAG